The Gadus macrocephalus chromosome 20, ASM3116895v1 genome includes a region encoding these proteins:
- the LOC132448801 gene encoding uncharacterized protein LOC132448801 isoform X2: MAAEAPQNMILRVIEADRVRKLKLSSRPASVDALIEILKGQLELDCDFSLQYEDPDFDGKLTCLVDIQELPQKACVHISLTRDSSSRASTDTLSDVSSPERLSRWPPGPFQIPTFAFDVELTLRDGNAEFEKNERPLQLSRDQKHNILDKLASTIHGFKAYPSDKEVAMVAEALVRKHPCLKEAGSDNGWNGWKNSIKFKMGNYRTKMRRAGCQEVAVNAGKRSRKNPENEPSHSNIKRPKRAEVNFLPNFPQGENPSSLDLLRQAIVEEVKKTERNLPLISKMMQNTFALRRQTIVMTSPAVKELMDLWPALHMQSEVYAEFQRITNQNLPNTFYAELDRHTPRLMALFRQKASKTGKTADALADIFKVHDTQELHDVHTRRTTVLHALPVYLREEVSGFFRTCVDDMDEPDLRDASVVLLTTVSDDATSPVHYHPVRVSVVLEGDVVVSLPRLADAFLVIFGLIYALHLSYPEGLTNTFEFTQKILLGLDDSKLSPKLQTLKNDLMLYV, from the exons ATGGCAGCTGAAGCCCCACAAAACATGATCCTTCGTGTCATCGAGGCAGACCGTGTAAGAAAATTAAAACTCAGCTCCCGTCCAGCTTCTGTTGATGCACTGATTGAGATTTTAAAAGGACAACTGGAACTGGACTGTGACTTCAGTTTGCAATACGAAGATCCAGACTTCGATGGAAAACTGACGTGCCTTGTTGACATCCAGGAGTTACCACAAAAAGCCTGTGTTCATATTTCACTTACACGGGATTCCAGTTCTCGTGCATCAACTGATACCCTTTCAGATGTGTCATCCCCAGAACGTCTGAGCAGATGGCCTCCAGGTCCTTTTCAAATTCCCACATTTGCGTTTGACGTTGAGCTGACACTTAGAGATGGGAATGCTGAATTTGAAAAGAATGAAAGACCTCTTCAGTTGTCAAGGGACCAGAAGCACAATATTTTAGACAAACTGGCATCCACCATACATGGTTTTAAGGCATACCCCAGTGATaaagaggtagcaatggtggcTGAAGCTCTTGTAAGGAAACACCCCTGTTTAAAAGAAGCAGGATCTGACAATGGATGGAATGGCTGGAAGAACAGCATCAAGTTTAAAATGGGCAATTACAGGACCAAGATGAGAAGAGCCGGATGTCAGGAGGTCGCTGTAAATGCTGGGAAAAGGAGCCGAAAAAACCCTGAGAATGAACCTTCACACTCCAATATCAAAAGACCTAAGCGTGCAGAGGTCAACTTCCTGCCTAACTTTCCTCAAGGAGAGAATCCCTCAAGTCTTGACCTTTTGAGGCAGGCTATTGTTGAGGAAGTAAAGAAGACTGAGAGAAACCTACCCCTTATTAGTAAAATGATGCAGAACACGTTTGCTTTGCGACGCCAGACCATTGTGATGACGAGTCCTGCGGTGAAAGAGCTAATGGACCTATGGCCTGCTCTTCATATGCAGTCTGAG GTGTATGCAGAGTTCCAAAGGATAACTAACCAGAACCTACCTAACACTTTCTACGCGGAGCTTGATCGCCACACTCCTCGTTTGATGGCCTTATTTAGGCAGAAAGCCTCCAAAACTGGAAAGACGGCAGATGCTTTGGCAGACATTTTCAAAGTCCATGATACACAG GAATTACATGATGTCCACACAAGGCGTACCACTGTTCTCCATGCCCTTCCTGTGTATCTACGTGAGGAAGTCTCTGGATTTTTCAGAACATGTGTG GATGATATGGATGAGCCAGACCTGCGGGATGCATCAGTGGTCCTCCTTACAACTGTCAGCGATGATGCAACAAGCCCAGTTCACTACCACCCAGTGAGAGTGTCTGTCGTCCTAGAGGGTGATGTGGTTGTCAGCCTCCCCAGGCTTGCAGATGCCTTCCTGGTAATATTCGGCCTGATCTATGCACTACATCTCAGTTATCCCGAGGGACTGACAAA